One window of Arvicola amphibius chromosome 6, mArvAmp1.2, whole genome shotgun sequence genomic DNA carries:
- the Bsdc1 gene encoding BSD domain-containing protein 1, producing MAEGEDVGWWRSWLQQSYQAVKEKSTEALEFMKRDLTEFTQVVQHDTACTIAATASVVKEKLATEGSSGATEKMKKGLSDFLGVISDTFAPSPDKTIDCDVITLMGTPSGTAEPYDGTKARLYSLQSDPATYCNEPDGPPELFDAWLSHFCLEEKKGEVSELLVGSPSIRALYTKMVPAAVSHSEFWHRYFYKVHQLEQEQARRDALKQRADQNISEEPGWEEEEEDLEDIAPSPKEAKIPKETKTSPTPEAGPGPQSPCEDTAVEPPAEVTPSESSESISLVTQIANPAAAPEAPVLPKDLSQKLLEASLEEQSLAEDEGETGPPPPVPSKPPTPASRASGPEPRPPARVETLREEVPTDLRVFELNSDSGKSTPSNNGKKGSSTDISEDWEKDFDLDMTEEEVQMALSKVDASGELEDVEWEDWD from the exons ATGGCGGAAGG GGAGGACGTGGGGTGGTGGCGGAGCTGGCTGCAGCAGAGTTACCAGGCAGTCAAAGAAAAG TCCACTGAAGCTTTGGAGTTCATGAAGCGGGACCTGACAGAATTTACCCAGGTGGTACAACATGACACAGCCTGCACCATAGCAGCCACAGCCAGTGTGGTCAAGGAGAAGCTGGCC ACGGAAGGCTCCTCAGGGGCAacagaaaaaatgaagaagggGTTATCTGACTTCTTAGGGGTTATCTCAGACACCTTTGCCCCCTCACCAGACAAAACCATTGACTGCGATGTCATCACCCTGATGGGCACACCCTCTGGCACAGCTGAGCCATACGACGGCACCAAG GCTCGCCTCTACAGTCTGCAGTCAGACCCGGCAACGTACTGCAATGAACCCGATG GGCCCCCGGAATTGTTTGACGCCTGGCTTTCCCATTTCTGCttggaggagaagaagggggaggtcTCTGAACTCCTTGTAGGCAGCCCCTCCATCCGGGCCCTCTACACCAAGATG GTTCCAGCAGCTGTTTCCCATTCAGAATTCTGGCATCGGTATTTCTATAAAGTCCACCAACTTGAACAG GAGCAGGCCCGGAGGGACGCCCTGAAGCAGCGGGCGGACCAGAACATCTCTGAGGAGCctggctgggaagaggaagaag AGGATCTTGAAGACATTGCACCGTCTCCAAAAGAGGCAAAGATTCCAAAAGAGACCAAAACCTCCCCAACCCCTGAAGCTGGACCTGGTCCCCAGAGCCCTTGTGAAGATACTGCAGTGGAGCCCCCTGCAGAGGTGACTCCATCAGAGAGCAGTGAGAGCATCTCCCTTGTGACTCAGATTGCCAACCCTGCTGCTGCACCAGAGGCGCCAGTGCTGCCCAAAGACCTGTCCCAAAAGCTACTCGAGgcatctttggaagaacagagtcTAGCTGAGGACGAGGGTGAAACTGGACCTCCACCCCCAGTTCCCTCCAAGCCTCCAACCCCTGCAAGCCGAGCTAGTGGCCCAGAGCCCAGGCCTCCCGCCAGAGTAGAGACCCTGAGAGAGGAGGTACCCACAGACTTACGTGTATTCGAGCTGAACTCAGATAGTGGGAAGTCGACGCCCTCCAACAATGGCAAGAAAG GCTCCAGCACGGACATCAGTGAGGATTGGGAAAAGGACTTCGACTTGGACATGACTGAAGAAGAAGTGCAGATGGCACTTTCCAAAGTGGACGCCTCCGGTGAG